The Aedes albopictus strain Foshan chromosome 1, AalbF5, whole genome shotgun sequence genomic interval gcaagaactttgATAGCAACTATTAGTCCCAGGATCCCGGGAGTTTCCGATAAGAATTCCGCGaagatttctgggagaatttccggaaaaagctcttaaaaatctcaggaggatcaCTGCAAAAATACGCGGAAAAGCTTGGAAAAAAATCGAGGGAAGAACTCCataagaaatatcagcaatagctctTGCAGAAATTTAAAAAGCAACCCCTAGAAATTCTTGAGAGAAGGTACAGGATATATCAAGTAAAACTTCGGGAGATACCCCTAAAGCAACACCAGATCAATCTTCTAAGAGAAACCCCGGGAGAACCTTCAAGAGAAATCTTCTAAAAAAATGTCCAGTgagaaacatctgaaaaaaaaaaaattcaaaacaaatgctagaaaaaaaaaactcgcggaaatttctaaaagaaattacagaagataCAACGTACAATGTCCAAGCATGGTTTTCCGGCAAAACTGATTGGGTGAATTGATGTAACATCGGTTTTTAAAGTAATAGAAAATCAGAGAAGATTTACAGGACCTTTTCATGGCCGAGCGACGACTGATATTGGTTATCAAAATCCGCAAACCACAACGACCACCGCCTCCAGGATGATGATATGTAACATGTGACTGAAAACCATTGGGGTTAGTAGCACCAAAACCCAAGGCACTTTGCTGAACACTATCGAAAACAACAGACAGGATACACTAGGCGTGCAGTCAGTCTTGCTTGATGAGTAAGGCACGCACAATAGCTGTATGTGTACCTTCTTTGGAGTGGTTTATGTGGGTGGAGGCAGGAATTGGACAGAGAGGTAGTAGTTAGGGTCGGTAGGCGCAGTAGGGAGGGAGCGATAGAAGAAAATCCCATGCATCTGGATACTTACGGTTGGGAGTACTCGGGGAAGCCGCCCTCCTCGGTGTAATCGTTCCGGCCGTTGGCCAGTTCCCGGTCGTGCACGTCGTACTTTCCACCCCGGTTCCGCTTGATGATGCAGATGATGATCAACAGCAGTATCAGGAACGCGATGGCCAGCATCATTCCGATGAACCATCCGGCCGTGGCCACATTCTGGCTCGGCACCTTGATGGGGGTGTCTGGGGTGGGAAGCGAGAACAATTAGTACCGATTGAGAACCTTCCAAACTAAGTACTCACCAATACCAGAGGTGTCCACCTCCTGCGAGAGCGATTCCGTCTGGAACTCGCCGTCCACGGAAACCACTCGGAACTCGTAGTTGGTGTCCGGGTCCAAACCGTGCACGGTGTGGTGGTTTTCGTACAACACCGGGTCGGTCATCAGCCACTGATTCTCGCCCTTGACGCGATACTTGACGAAGAAGTGCGATCCCGGTTTGCCCTCCAGATTCGGCTGCCAGATGACCTTGATGTCCGCTTGGCCGTTTTCGTTCGGTTCCTGTTCCCACGCGAAGTAGGGCTGATCCGGCACGATCGCCGTTCCGGTGCCAGTCTTATGTTCGATGTAGTAGCTGTGTGTTGGGGGACATTGGAGAATCAGATGTCAGTATGGGAGGAGcgtcatttaataaaaaaaaaccgctTGACATAAAATactttggcataatggtcatttggcataaaacgCTCATCACAAAATTGAACCTTATTTAAAACGCAGTCTAAATTTCTTTCTATTAGTTTGAATAATTTACCCTTCTATTAGCCTTTGCTATTCTATCGGTACAACTTGTTCTGTTCATAATTGTGAGCATTGGTCATTTTTACTGCTTTATGTCAAATgttcattatgccaaacggcttgTCTACCAAATGACTTTAGgcaccatccacaaattacgtaacgctctagggggagggggggagtccggctgagcgttacggcccatacaaaaatgttcaggttttcatacaaaaaagcgttacggaggggggtcaaaaattgtcgattttagggttacgtaataaatggatgctgccttacgcCAAACGTGGTAGAACTGTGAATTTGAGAAACTCGGAaatgaaaaatcgaaaacttactCTTGTCCCTCTCCGGCTTTGGTTGTTCCGACGACGTGCACCCGGTACTTGGTGTTGGGCTTCAGCTTGCCCAGCTTGGCTTCGGTGACTTTCGGATCGTGGATGTGCGGTTCCCGTTCCATGCGCGGTCCAAAGGAGGTACCCTTCACTTCTTCGTAGTAGATTTTGTACCCGGTCAGTTTTCCATTGGGCTGCAGTGGTTTCTTCCATTTCAGCAGGAAGGCGGACGATCCCAGCGGGATGGCATCCAGGGTTTGGATCGTGTTGGGGACGCCCTCGGGGGTATCGAAGGACAGGGTTGTGCTGGGCGGTCCGTTGAAGCGTCCGTTGTAGGCTAGGATTCGTGCGTAGTTGGTCGAATCCGGGATGAAGTCGGTGACCAGAGCTTGCTTGGAATCGGCAGTGACGAGAATTTCCCGCAGATTTTCTTCGCCGTCGGCGTCGGTCCAGGTTTGAATTTTGTAACCCTTGAAGTGGCCTCGGATGCTTTCTTCGGACACGGGGTTCCAGCTAAGGATGGCCGAGGTGGGAGCCGTGACCTGGATCAGCGTGAAATTGGTGGGGGCTTCCAGGGGTTTGTCTTCGCCGGAGTATCCGATGACTTCTTTGGGAGCGACGTTGGCTTCTCCCAGTTCGTTGATGGCAACTACTTTAATGCGATACCGCCGGAAGGTTTCCTGATCTCGGACGACTAGCTCGGATTGACGCCAATCGAAGATGTCCTCTGTGTTCCAGTGGTCGACTCCGGTGTCCAACTGCCAGTAGACGCGGTACTGGAATCGTGGGGCGTTGTGTTCGATTTCGGACATTGGAGTCCACCGAATGACTAGATTGTTCGGTTCGGTACCCTGACCTTCGACGTTGTCCGGATTCTTGAAGGGAACGCTCGGTTGGGTGGTACAGACATCGCTGTGTCCCGATGGGAGCGAGGGTCCAACCTTGTTGATGGCGATTACTCGGAATGTGTAGTTTGACCAGGGACTCATGTCTACGCTGTACGTGAAATCTGTTGCCGGGACgtccttggaagaaatttcccAAGTATCCGGAGTGAACGAGGTGTTGTATTCGATTGTATAATGCAGGATCGGAGACCGGTTGTCGCCGTTAGGCTTCCACGAAAGCGTAGCTACGGTCTGATGACAATCAATGTTTTCCAGGGAAGGTGCGTTGGGCCGGTCGTAAACAGTCAGTGTGGCGTTGGCCATTACTTCATCCAGATCAGTCCTGGCAAAGCAAGTGTAGATTCCGGTATCCAATTCGATGGTTTTCGAAATCGTTAGCGAATAATCGTTGGTCATCACAAATCGCGGTTGGCTTTCGAAATCGATTGTTTCTCCATTGGTCAACCATTCGATGGTTAACTCCAGCGAACTGTCCGCCACTGCGTTACAGCGGAAGGTAGCCGGAGTTCCAGCAACAACTTCGTAATCCTGCGGCTCATCGATGATTCTCGTATGTTCCTTGACAATCAGCTCTCCAGAAGCGGACTTCTCTCCAAGTTTGTTCACGGCGTTACAGGTGTACTCTCCGGCGTCGGAGAATTCAACTCCGCGAATGAATAAATCTCCATTGGCTTCGACTTTGAACTTACCTCCGGTCAGCTCGCGACCATTGCGGATCCATTTGACCTCCGGTTTCGGAGCACCAAACACCCGACAGGTCATGGTAACGTTGCGTCGATCGACGGTGTATTCCAGCTTCGGTGGCTCAGTGATCTCCGGAGCCAAGGCCAGGACATTCAAGTACACATCTTTGTACACGTAACCCAAAGAATTGGTGGCGTTACAACCGTAATTACCCGTATCGCCCTTCTCCAACTTGGTGAAGTAAATTCTATTCGCACTCACTTGTCGCCTTGGATTGGGTTTCGACTGATCCAAAGGCTTTCCGTTGTGAATCCAGATAATGTTCGGCTTCGGCACACCAGTAGCCTCGCAAGTGAACTCCGCAGTCTCATCCTCGGCGGCATTGTAGATCTCCGGTTCCTTCGTGAAATACGGAACCGACTGTACTTCCAACCGAATCGAGTACGACTCCGCCGCACCCACTCCGTTCGACGACTCGCAAGTATACGTTCCCTGATCCTCAAACGACGCATGCTTTATCACCAACGACTTTCCGTAGTTGTTCTGCTGAATCTTATCGCTCCACTGAATCGGCCGGCCATCTTTGGTCCACACCACCTGCGGCAGTGGCGTTCCTCCATAGATACAGAAAATTTCAATCTTCTTACCTCTCAGCGCCACCTCGTTCTTCCTGGACACGTACTGCCTCTCCGGACGGTGCTTGTTCTGGGCGGCCGAAATGCCCGTCGGCTTAACCTGCAGCAACACCCGATTACCAATCTTGTACTCGTTCCGGAACAGCGAAGAAGCCGCGCAAGCATAGAAGAAATCATCCGAAGCATCCCCTCGGGTCACATTGGAGAACCACAAGTTACCCTCCGGATCCAGCGTCATTCGCGAATTGTTGATCGAACTGATACCGCCGTCCATATTCTGAATCAACCAGTACACATTCGGCCGTGGCCAACCGTCCGGCGGTTGGCACTGCATCTTCAACGGCGAACCCTCGTCCACGTCGATCGTTTTGGCGGTTTCGTCCTTGAACGAGTTCAGCTCCGCTTTGCGCACAAACACCGAGTTGGACGTGGCCGTACCGTGCTCGTTCTCGGCGAAGCACTGATACTGACCGAGATCCTCGTCCCGGGGTGACTTGATGACCAGGGTACCGCGACCCGGCTGTTGCGACATACGGTCATCGTACGTCTGCCATTCGAACTTTTTGCCGTTCTTGATCCAGCGGTATCTGCGGAAGGAATTCGAAAGAAGAGAGAAGGAAATGGAATTAGTGTGTGGAATGATTTTGCGGTTATTCCCTCTCCCCAGTGTAGGGTGGTgtctgctgcagcagcagcagtagtgggGTAGTTCAAAGAACGTTGCTTGTCAAACATCAAAAGGTTGCTGCGAGGAAGACGTTCGACGGCCAGACGGCTTGGCAGCCCAAGAAGCATCAACCAAGTGCAGCACGGACGGATTAAGAATGTTTTCCACTTGGGATAGTTTTCCTTCTCTTTGATGATTGGTTGGAAAGCTTCTTGATTGTGCAGtgtgcaaacaaatattatactGGTAGCATGCTTACGGAAGGAATCTTTTGATGAAATTAAAGctctgtttaaaaaaaatctcaattcttGCGAACTGCTTCTTAGATGTTACTTTTAAGACAATAACATCAACTCGTCTGAAAACGGGCGGCTATTTTCCTTATAGCATATATTGATTCACATAGTAATAAAATAAATGCTACGGATCTGATACTTCCGGTTTGTTTATAAGCGTTGCTTGAGAATGCTATGTTAGCCAGTAGGCAAATAAAAAAGGGTAAGGCTCAATCCACTTAACTGATGTATATTTGCATATTTGAGCATGGCCTTGAGCATAACAAGGTAAATCATGCATACTGGCGAAAATAGCTGTGATAGTAAGGATACTTAGAGCAAAAATATTGAATAATTTACATAGTTTTTCTAGCAACAGAAGCAAAATTGTCTACTCTTTTCGTATATCAATGCCAGTGgcttatttcaaacaaaataacggacgcatttcagaaacgtgtTTTCAGTTTATGGAAAATAGTGTATCTTATGTAAAAAAAATGCTGGTAATCCAATGGTGGGGTTGATCAGAAAACTGATGGGAAGTGTCCCATTTTGCCCCTTTTCCCCTATAAATAAGacatatcgacactgatttttcatttggtattaactgacattttcgagttctcttcatgttatcacagaatgtgtattgagttttccaaagattgtttggttgaaatgcgaagaagacaactacatgttgctataaaaacaaaaagaataatgattttgtttgttttgatcaagatattagcgaaagagagagtcgacgaagagaaatcgatcaagtcagttaggcccttatgaaaaatcattgtcgataatTCGATGTATTGAGCCATATAGAAGCATGCCCAAGATAAAAACATGCATTAAATATTCTACTTTAAGTAAAAAAAGTCCAAGAAATCGAATGTCGTTATCCCCTTTATAGTTAAACATCGATAAATGGCCCAAATGCACAACTTTGATGAAGACATTCAAAGATGATGGTATCTTATGTACAAATGTTCAAGGAATAAAATGCCGGTATCTCCTTTATTGGCAAACATTGATAAGTGGTCCAATTCACCCCTATTTCCCTataagttaattttttttttcaaaatatcgatTCAAAACAATGACAACTTGAACTTTGATAgagacattcaaaaattacggtACCTTATATAAAAATGTCCAAGGAATCAATGCTTTGTGCAATTACAATGCACAACTTcgataaagacataaaaaattaTGGTACCTTATGTAAAAAAGTCCAAGAAATAAAATGCCGGTATCCCCTTTTGTGTTCAACATCGATAAGTGGCCCAATTCGCCCATATTCCTCTATAAGTTGAACTCttaaaaaatatctttaaaaaaaaaagtacaacTTTGTATAATGCCATCATTTTGATTACGTAGAAAAGACCAAGGAATCGAATGCCGGTATCCCCTTAATGTTCAAACATCGAAAAATGGCAAATTTCACCCCTATTCTCCTATAAACTGATCTTTTTCAAATACCGATATCCCGGTCCTTTCAGGACGCAGGCCATCAATTTAACTTATAGAGGAATAGGAGTAAATTGGACCAATTATCGATGTTATAATGGGGATGGTGGCGTTTTATTCCTTGGTTTTTTCTACGTAAGGTACCATCAAAATGATGGCATTAAACAAAGTTACTCCTTTTTTTCAATAGATATttcgataacaaattttgaaaacgacgtataatcaatgctacaccattgattcagtggcgtctcgtaacctcacttttcacctgttcaacgaccctaaaagttgCATTTGCGAAGAATTCAGGATCCGAATCGAATTGAAAATGGGCGGAAAcgactattctcgtcattttctacaaattacacgccaatttattgcgaaaaatcaagaatttgcattcgttgaacaggtagagttgaggttagggaatcgccactgcattgattatacgtcgttttcaaaatttgttactgatttgtaaAGAGATCATCTTATAGGAAAATAGGGGTGAATTGAATAACTTCTCGATGTTGGACAATAAAGGGGACACTGGCATTTTATTCCTTGCGCATATTTACACAAGATATCATCATTTTTGAATGTCTTTATCAAAGTTGTGCATTATTTTGAATCAATATTTTGAAAAGGATCAACTTATAGAGGAATAGAGGTGAATTGGGCCACTTATCGATGTTGGACAATAAGGGGGATACCGGCATTTTATTCCTTGGACTTTTTTACATACATatagaagagacgaaccagccaagggctgaaagtctctctaataaagacaaatcaatcaatcaatcaatcaacatacATATAGTAGCATATTTGCTGCATGTTTTATCTTGGGCATGCTGCTATATGGCCTAACATATCGCAATTTTTCGaaaaggggttggcaccattgGATTCCCCGCAATTTTTTACATACGATACACTACTTTCCATAAACTGAAAACGCGTTTCTATAAGGTTTTCAGAGCTCCTTCTCAATATTTCCTCTCAGGATTACTCTTGGAACTTTTTTCCGAGATGTCTCATttattctaagtttttttttctggaattccagtCGAGATTTCACTTGGATTCCTTCGAATGTTTTTCCGGTAATTTCCTGTAAGGAATTTCATAAGTTATCCCAGTAGACATTCTATGAAAACCCatggaaaaatctctgcaagaactctCGGAGTAcctattaaagaaatccctacaggagtaTCCAAAATCTCAGGACAGTTTCCGGGAAGACTCCGGCGAAGAGTTGTAGGAATAATTcaaagaaaatctgtaaaaaaagctCATGTGAATCACTTTAAGTAATCCAGaacaactacaaggaacagcctgTCTCAGAAAGAAAACACggcaatgagaaatatcagcaatagctcctgtagaaattttagaaggCACTCCGGAAAAACTCTTAGGAGATAACCCAGGGTAAATTCAgataaactctgagagacatccctggactaacatcggaaggaatcttctgagagaagttccaggagtaaCTCCGAGAGAAAACTCagttaaaacttcaaaataagccCTTCGAGaacttttaacctttcaggacgcgcgctatcaagcaaccgaaactgtacCACGCTCGCGcggtatacgacgagcgaggttttttgatggtgttgtactttttacaacaatttcttgaagatattacaggaaaaactttggaataaaactctagtagaaaccccaggaataacttatGTAACAACTCTGAGAAAAATTCTgtgaagatctcctggagaagtcccataAGGAGCACTGGAAAGAATCGTGTAAAATCTACAAGAGGAATCCCAAgttaaattacaggagaaattctgcaacgggaaaaatcccaggaaaaacaccAGGAAAGATCGGTCGGAGTTCAGGAAAAAATGCTAGAAGGAATTTGAAAGTATACCTATCcgagaaaaaatcaaaaagaaataccaaaaaaaaaaaaaaaaatagcgtgaaaaatacggaaggaattttgagagaaatcctgggaggcattCAAGGAGGTACGTTTaaaaaagttccagaaagaaaccctgacagaatttctggaaaaaatctttgccGCAGAATCTATATGGATTTCAACTTCCAGGTTCATCCACGCCTACATGGAATTTGCAGCATCTTATCGGAATCGTCGGCTTGTAGGAAATATTTCGGAAGTCTAGGAGCCCTCTCAATGTTCCACGATTAtccagattccttcttgaatgatTTAAGTTAGCAGTAAGCTACCAGTAAGAACCTGCAGCATTACGGGAAAAAAATTGTTTTGTCAGTTTGTTCTTACTATAAACATGTCCGAAAGAAGAAAGCACTACATACTTGAAACAATTTGTACTCATATCAAAAATTCAGTAATCTCTATGAACTCTTCTTTTGAGTCGTAGATCAACAGATACTAAAGTtcactactttttattcatacgatttAGTGTTTaatttttatcggagtaaaatttccctgagtactcggGGTTTTTCCTGCTACATAATATTCCCTGAGccttgaggattcccggttttccaggtttttccaagtAGTAGACATCCTGAGTTAACGTTGTATTTATTTTTGTATTAGTTCTTCTCATGTTTTACAACATTAAATAGTTTTTTCCTTGACTTGAAAAATATTTCTGTAACTACAAGGTTTATAAATTTAAGGTTAAGGTTTATAAAATTACAGATTAGAAATTTAAATCAATGAAGCTATTGTACCTGCCAATAGTGAGCTGGCTAAATAAAACGAGCGTCCAACCTAGCTCGATTGAAGTTTTATTTGGAGGACATTTTGTAATGAAGAAACAGCTGGGTGGTAGCACCGCACCTCGTTGCTGATAATAACCCGGAACCATGACAACTTGCTCATTACAGCTTTTGAGATGCGCCAGATCTACCTAGTACAGAGACATTTGTTGGGGATGTTCTTTTTCATCTTTAATTTATGTCTTTGCAAGAAACTGATGAAATTGTAACATGatactttttctcgtttcagagagcgaacaACAATGGCATTTAAGCCTAGACTTTAGAGCCGAAAAATTAGGCGTAATTTGCTTTGTCCCATCCCAGAAAGAAAAGCTTTAActgagtgacattaactttcttaacaacgtcactcccaacgtttttgctttgcTACATCATATAAAGTATGACTCATAGCACGTTAAAGGCTGGGTAATTCGCGCAATACAGATCTGATTGAGATCATTAGCCTCTGCTcagtaactcctatccctactTCTGCGTGGTACCGATCGGGCTgcaagcaaccttagggaagatcgaatAATTAACCTCggagggaactttggtcgtaagttgacaggaaggggggggggggggtgcttgtgcaaacctgagcgtctgttctccaggaggagcggctcacaacagcatctGATTCTTATgggcggctgatcgacgtccgagtgccattgaaggactctaagctcaactgtgcaacaATGGTCCTTCGGAAAGTAGGCGGTTGGTATCCGGCCTtgcgagccagccataaaaaCTAAAACCATtggaacggaaaatcagcaacaggataatacgaaccgagaccaacggcaacgaccccagcgaacaaaaaggacttgcgattgaaaactcggtacgtggaactgccggtcTCTCAAGTTCATTGAGAgtacccgcatacttgccgattcttcaacttcagcataatcaacgtgcacagccttcactccggaagcactgatgatgacaaggatgcattttacgcgcagatCGAACGCGAGAATGATagttgcccaagccacgacgtcaagatcatcatatgaGACCTAAACACTCAGGTAAGCCacgaggaggaattcagatcgcGACGATTAGAAAGTtctgcgcccaccagctgacaaaCGAAAACAGCCTACGACTCATCGCTGCCTCTAAAATCATAGCCATAcgcagcacctttttccaacgcaGCCTCCCCTATCGTTAATCGTTATAACTGGAGATCACTACATCAGACAGAATCCCAAATCGACCTCGTCCGCCAAGGCACTTCtatgacattatcgacgtcagaacctatcgtggcgctcgCTAACATCGAATCTGATCACTATCTGGTATAATCACCACCTCGGTACAatctggagcgactgaagcaatcggatgtcgccatcGCATGCACGCAGAATCTCGATACAGCGTTGCCGgacaagggcgagctcgatgaagcccctctagaggactgctgcagtacagtgaaagcagccatcaacaacggaaCTGAAACCAACGCTGGGCATGTTGAACGGAGCAggaggaacgattggttcgacaatgattgtagagaaattttggaagagaagaacgcagcgagggcgttcATGCTACAGCACgagacccggcagaacgtggaccGATATAGAGAAACGCggcaacagcagacccgcctctttcgggagaaaaagcgtcgccaggaagaagcggagtgtgaagcaatggaactgctgtgccgttcccaacgcaatcccgcaacggcttcgtaccgcgagccgaaacatgaagggataaggacggagggctcttgacggatggacgtggGGTGATCGAAAGGCGAAAGCAGCACTTAGATCAAcccctgaatggcgtggagaacgtaggcacgggagaccacggcaacggaggacagtgcagcggaggacggaaatgaaccaactcccacgctgagggaagttaaggatgccattcatcaggtcaaaaccaacaaagcagcaggtagggatggtatcgcagctgaacttatcaagatgggcccagaaaagttggccatctgtctgcaccggttgagagacaggatctgggaaaccgaacagctaccggaggagtggaaggaaggggtaaggacgatcatttggaatgtgagaagttcagagcgatcatcattttgaatgctacctacaaagtgctatcctaggtcatcttccgtcgcctgtcacctaaaacgaatgagttcgtgagaagttatcaaaccggcttcattgacggccggtcgacgacggaccagatcttcaccgtacgaaaaatcctccagaaatgccgtgaataccagatcccaacgcatcacctgttcatcaacttcaaagcggcatacgaaagTATCGACCGcaaagagctatggagaatcgtgCGTAGGGCTTTCGGgagaactatctagttcattcgaatctcgccggggattgcgacaaggtgacggactctcatgcctactcttcaacatcgctctggaaggtgtgatgtgacaagccgggctcaacagccggggaacgattttcacaaaatccggtcatttTGTGTGCAGAGCtgtatacacccgcctgaaacgcgaagcagcaaaggtcggactggtggtgaatgcctcaaaaacaagtacatgctggtacgcggaaccgaacacgaccggatccgcctgggtagtaatgttacgatagacggggatacttttgaggtggtgaAGGAAATCATcaatctcggatccttactgacggctgacaacaatgtgagtcgtgaaattcgaaggcgcatcaacagcgggagtcgggcctactacggcctCCGGAATAAACTgcagtctaaaaagattcacccacttgccaaatgcaccatgtacaaaactctAATAAGACCAACCctgcaccgagaaaaatttctactcaatgac includes:
- the LOC109427393 gene encoding neuroglian isoform X2, with translation MWTFRSRDGGFVLLLVVTAVNVIAVQSLIHSPPRIIKQPPTDEMLFQVAQPGENDKPFVIECEAEGEPSPKYRWIKNGKKFEWQTYDDRMSQQPGRGTLVIKSPRDEDLGQYQCFAENEHGTATSNSVFVRKAELNSFKDETAKTIDVDEGSPLKMQCQPPDGWPRPNVYWLIQNMDGGISSINNSRMTLDPEGNLWFSNVTRGDASDDFFYACAASSLFRNEYKIGNRVLLQVKPTGISAAQNKHRPERQYVSRKNEVALRGKKIEIFCIYGGTPLPQVVWTKDGRPIQWSDKIQQNNYGKSLVIKHASFEDQGTYTCESSNGVGAAESYSIRLEVQSVPYFTKEPEIYNAAEDETAEFTCEATGVPKPNIIWIHNGKPLDQSKPNPRRQVSANRIYFTKLEKGDTGNYGCNATNSLGYVYKDVYLNVLALAPEITEPPKLEYTVDRRNVTMTCRVFGAPKPEVKWIRNGRELTGGKFKVEANGDLFIRGVEFSDAGEYTCNAVNKLGEKSASGELIVKEHTRIIDEPQDYEVVAGTPATFRCNAVADSSLELTIEWLTNGETIDFESQPRFVMTNDYSLTISKTIELDTGIYTCFARTDLDEVMANATLTVYDRPNAPSLENIDCHQTVATLSWKPNGDNRSPILHYTIEYNTSFTPDTWEISSKDVPATDFTYSVDMSPWSNYTFRVIAINKVGPSLPSGHSDVCTTQPSVPFKNPDNVEGQGTEPNNLVIRWTPMSEIEHNAPRFQYRVYWQLDTGVDHWNTEDIFDWRQSELVVRDQETFRRYRIKVVAINELGEANVAPKEVIGYSGEDKPLEAPTNFTLIQVTAPTSAILSWNPVSEESIRGHFKGYKIQTWTDADGEENLREILVTADSKQALVTDFIPDSTNYARILAYNGRFNGPPSTTLSFDTPEGVPNTIQTLDAIPLGSSAFLLKWKKPLQPNGKLTGYKIYYEEVKGTSFGPRMEREPHIHDPKVTEAKLGKLKPNTKYRVHVVGTTKAGEGQDYYIEHKTGTGTAIVPDQPYFAWEQEPNENGQADIKVIWQPNLEGKPGSHFFVKYRVKGENQWLMTDPVLYENHHTVHGLDPDTNYEFRVVSVDGEFQTESLSQEVDTSGIDTPIKVPSQNVATAGWFIGMMLAIAFLILLLIIICIIKRNRGGKYDVHDRELANGRNDYTEEGGFPEYSQPLDNKSQGRQSLSSQKVGPESDTDSMAEYGEGDTGGQFTEDGSFIGQYVPGKPPVSAQSTPQNPSLQGANAGMATYV
- the LOC109427393 gene encoding neuroglian isoform X1 → MWTFRSRDGGFVLLLVVTAVNVIAVQSLIHSPPRIIKQPPTDEMLFQVAQPGENDKPFVIECEAEGEPSPKYRWIKNGKKFEWQTYDDRMSQQPGRGTLVIKSPRDEDLGQYQCFAENEHGTATSNSVFVRKAELNSFKDETAKTIDVDEGSPLKMQCQPPDGWPRPNVYWLIQNMDGGISSINNSRMTLDPEGNLWFSNVTRGDASDDFFYACAASSLFRNEYKIGNRVLLQVKPTGISAAQNKHRPERQYVSRKNEVALRGKKIEIFCIYGGTPLPQVVWTKDGRPIQWSDKIQQNNYGKSLVIKHASFEDQGTYTCESSNGVGAAESYSIRLEVQSVPYFTKEPEIYNAAEDETAEFTCEATGVPKPNIIWIHNGKPLDQSKPNPRRQVSANRIYFTKLEKGDTGNYGCNATNSLGYVYKDVYLNVLALAPEITEPPKLEYTVDRRNVTMTCRVFGAPKPEVKWIRNGRELTGGKFKVEANGDLFIRGVEFSDAGEYTCNAVNKLGEKSASGELIVKEHTRIIDEPQDYEVVAGTPATFRCNAVADSSLELTIEWLTNGETIDFESQPRFVMTNDYSLTISKTIELDTGIYTCFARTDLDEVMANATLTVYDRPNAPSLENIDCHQTVATLSWKPNGDNRSPILHYTIEYNTSFTPDTWEISSKDVPATDFTYSVDMSPWSNYTFRVIAINKVGPSLPSGHSDVCTTQPSVPFKNPDNVEGQGTEPNNLVIRWTPMSEIEHNAPRFQYRVYWQLDTGVDHWNTEDIFDWRQSELVVRDQETFRRYRIKVVAINELGEANVAPKEVIGYSGEDKPLEAPTNFTLIQVTAPTSAILSWNPVSEESIRGHFKGYKIQTWTDADGEENLREILVTADSKQALVTDFIPDSTNYARILAYNGRFNGPPSTTLSFDTPEGVPNTIQTLDAIPLGSSAFLLKWKKPLQPNGKLTGYKIYYEEVKGTSFGPRMEREPHIHDPKVTEAKLGKLKPNTKYRVHVVGTTKAGEGQDYYIEHKTGTGTAIVPDQPYFAWEQEPNENGQADIKVIWQPNLEGKPGSHFFVKYRVKGENQWLMTDPVLYENHHTVHGLDPDTNYEFRVVSVDGEFQTESLSQEVDTSGIDTPIKVPSQNVATAGWFIGMMLAIAFLILLLIIICIIKRNRGGKYDVHDRELANGRNDYTEEGGFPEYSQPVLRDYSLDNKSQGRQSLSSQKVGPESDTDSMAEYGEGDTGGQFTEDGSFIGQYVPGKPPVSAQSTPQNPSLQGANAGMATYV